The Candidatus Micrarchaeota archaeon genome includes the window GTGTCCCACCCCCTATGAGTTTGAGTGTTATTTTATGGTATATTGTTATTTCTCTTTTTAAACCTTTGCATCGAACCAGACCGACTCGTATTTCTGTTTCTTTGTCTAAACCGCTTTAAAACAGATGTTTAAAGGATCCGTTTTAAGATGTACGTTTTATCTTTTACATCGTGAACTTCAAACCCTTTGCTGCGTATTTCTTCCCTTATCTTATCGGCTGTTTCCCAATCTTTGTTTTCACGTGCTCTACGTCTCTCCTCTACAAGTTCCTCAATATCTTTCGGTATACGCGGAAGCTCGAATTTCATTACACCCAACACTCTGTCTATCTCTTTCAAAAACCCGAGTATATCTTCTATGTCGTCCTTTTTAAGTTGATTGAACTTCGCATTTACCGTGTTAATGAATTTGAACAGATGCGGTAATGCCAACGAAATCTGAAGGTCGTTATCCATCCCATCTTCAAACCCTTTCCTTGCCTTTTCGATCGCATCCTCTATTATTCCCGTCTTTCCGTCCTCGGTTTCCTTTGCACGTATGAGAAGACGTTGTATAAACATGTCAATATTCTCGATGGTTTCGGTAGCTGCTCTGAGAGCATCGAAAGTGAAGTTCAGTTGTTCTCTGTAATGTGTGGATAGGAGGAGGTATCTGATCGCACGCGGATGGTAACCCATCTTCAGCAGATCCCTGAGGGTATAGAAGTTGCCCAGCGACTTGCTCATCTTCTTACCTTCCACTATCAGATGTGCTGAATGGATCCAATAGTTAACAAAGGTTTCGCCTGTCGCCGCTTCGCTTTGCGCGATCTCATTCTCGTGATGCGGGAATATGTTATCCACACCTCCGCAATGGATATCGAAATGCGGACCCAAATACTTCATGCTCATAGCCGAGCATTCTATATGCCAACCCGGCCTTCCCCTACCGAGTTCGGTATCCCAATACACGGGTCCGTCTTTCTCATCCCATGCTTTCCATAACGCAAAATCTGCCAGTTCCTGTTTCTCGTACTCGTCATGACTAACCCTTGCACCGGGTTTGAGTTGTGATACATCCATGTGGGAAAGTTTTCCGTACTCTTTGAACTTTTTGACAGAGTAATAATAACTCCCGTCCTCTCCTTTGTATGCATAACCCTTTTCTATGAGTTTTTTGATAAGTGCGACCATCTCGGGTATATGTTCTGTAGCATGAGGGTAGTAATGGGCAAACTCGATGTTTAGAGTATGTAGATCTTCATAGAACGCTGTTTCGTACCTGGAGGTGAACATCTTTAGAGGTATCCCTTCCTTCTGCGAATCCCTAATGGTTTTATCATCAACATCGGTGATGTTCATCACATGGATTACTTTGTATCCCTTGTATTCCAGATATCTCCTCAACAGATCTTCGAACACGTACGTTCGGTAGTTGCCGATGTGCG containing:
- the cysS gene encoding cysteine--tRNA ligase; translated protein: MLRLYNTMSRRVEEFRPIKEGEVRMYTCGPTVYNYPHIGNYRTYVFEDLLRRYLEYKGYKVIHVMNITDVDDKTIRDSQKEGIPLKMFTSRYETAFYEDLHTLNIEFAHYYPHATEHIPEMVALIKKLIEKGYAYKGEDGSYYYSVKKFKEYGKLSHMDVSQLKPGARVSHDEYEKQELADFALWKAWDEKDGPVYWDTELGRGRPGWHIECSAMSMKYLGPHFDIHCGGVDNIFPHHENEIAQSEAATGETFVNYWIHSAHLIVEGKKMSKSLGNFYTLRDLLKMGYHPRAIRYLLLSTHYREQLNFTFDALRAATETIENIDMFIQRLLIRAKETEDGKTGIIEDAIEKARKGFEDGMDNDLQISLALPHLFKFINTVNAKFNQLKKDDIEDILGFLKEIDRVLGVMKFELPRIPKDIEELVEERRRARENKDWETADKIREEIRSKGFEVHDVKDKTYILKRIL